From the genome of Monomorium pharaonis isolate MP-MQ-018 chromosome 1, ASM1337386v2, whole genome shotgun sequence:
GATTTCCTTGCAATGTCATTTTATAATCTTCTGGTTTAGGATTCTTTTTGGGCATCGCCAACTCATTTCCAGTAAAATCTTCCATAAACCGCAGCTTGTTGACGACAGAACCGCCTTTATCTTCCCCAAATAAGATTGAGATAAACATCTCGACTATCTTCAAGCAAGTATGCTTAAATGGCACTATTATGAGTACCTTGGGCCTCACTAAACCCTGATCCTTGTATTCATCTGGAACCTCTCCCATACCATTACGATTAGACTTTGCTAACTTTGCAGTGTGATGTAGTATTTTTGTTCGAGTCTTCAGCACATGATTTATTACATGTAAACAATAGACGAATCGTATCTCGTCAGCATTAGAAAATGTTCTTCCAGGATAATACAAgtcttgataattatttatcactgAAAACAGTTCTCTCTGAAGAGGAGTCATAGGTATGGAATCTTTCTctccaatattttttacgttattaaaattagctttgattaaattattctgaatttgtaattttacatgtaatttgttCCAGTCAACATCCTCTATCAGAGTTGGAACCTTAccataatttgtatattgttTCTCACCATCATCCAAGagcttttttacttttgttgcTTTATTGTTTGGATCAACAGCTGGTTTTGGAATTTGACATACCAGATTTCCCAGTGTGGGCCACAATAACGTTGTAGTTTCTATATTTGGTGGCGTTGCAGAGACTGCTTTATACAGTTCATCATCCATATCATTGCGTAAATGCAAAGAGAACGGATCTCTCAAATGACCAATGTCCTCCTGGGCAGTCTCAGCATCTTCATAGTCATCCACTTTTGTGCGAACTGTAATCTCTTCATTCTGATCAGAAGATTCATCGTTTGCTTCAGATTCTTCactcttttcttctttaatgtGCCTTTTCATTCCTTCTattcctttcttctttcttttcttcctaTCCTTATCTGTTTCatcttttttctgtgtgttGGAATCTTCGTTTTCACTCTCCGAACTAGTcacaattgatttttttagtttattcactaaatttttgtgtttgtAGCCAGATAACTTGGATAAATAGAGTAACCAATGATCTACCTCTTCCTCTTCAGAACTATCAGTCTCTTCGAGTCGCTGACGTATTTTCTCCTCTTCCGCTATTCGCCTACGAGCCTCAATCTCATCATTTTTTGCTTTACGCTCTTTCACATAAGAGGCATTCCGAAAGTCGAACTTTTCCTTTTTCGTCTTCGGTCGCTTTTGTGTGTTACGTTCGTTAAACTTTCTTTTCTTACCACGCTTTCCCATTGGAGCCATCGGGACGATGCAATTGTGATTTCATCTACACACGTGTATTGCTACTGGATTgacaagagaaaaagagaaaaagataaaattgggtagccaaattaatttaaaaggtACCGGCATGACAGTACAACTtgcgtttaatttttttattgtaaaaaattttgtttttagtaaatataCTGTTAATCTACGAGCaacatataataagaaatggcACGATAACCAACTTAACCTATAACATAACTactcatatttaattattattaagaaatgatTGAGTTGTAagattttaagttaaataaatcatttttatgaaCCTACCGTTaaaaatatccaaaaattTGGATAATTAGTTACATACTTCTGTTTCCATATACATAAACTCACGTGCACACGATTTCATGTGCTGTAGCTGTTTGCAATCGACTCGTTCATATCGAGAGGAATGGCTACGATTATATACTACTATGCGCAGCTATGTTCACGCCGATGTACCTTCGACACCGTTTGATGACGTATCAATGCTTCAATAGCAAAATTGATgtcgatataaaataaatttcccttttaatattcttaaacaatataaatccTATGGCTATTTCGAATAATAACATAGTATTACATTCCCGATTTTATCTTATTCAGAAggaaacttaattaaattataccgTACAATTGTTTTATCCTTCGGGATCGATTGATGCGGTCAATAAAACAAttcccagtgagaaatagtacatcgaatcgacattgattcgacatcgaaatcatcatttcgatgtcgattcgacgtcgaattgatgtcgaattcattatcgtttctcgctgggTTATTAATTCGATTGTCTTTAAAAAGGGAAGACATCAACAATCACAAATAAATTCGATTAACTGACATAACTTTCATGATAGAATACAGAAAACTCACCATCCAAGCAGAGTTCGGTTCACCTTTGCGCCAAAAATCCAGATTCCTGCAACAGGTTCCAAGGTGTCGTACGAAAATGGCATTCTTCCATCGACGACTAAAATGTTCAACGGCACTCATGTTATTGGCACTCGCGTTTATCGGCACTCGCGTTCATTAGCACTCGCGTTTAGATTCACACGAACGATCCAGGAGAACGCGATTCCGTCGACACAATTCGTGATCCGAAATCTCCAACGAGTGAGATTCGAACGCGGCAGGACGCGCGCAACATTAACGGAAATGGTCCGTTCACGTAAAACCGGAAAAGACTCGCGCCCCGGTACAATGGCCGCGGGATCACGTGATTACGCGCGGGGCAATTCAAATTGAATTGAAGTGGCATAAAGCGTGTTTGGTGTGGACTGCAGAAAGTTTCACTTTCAGTATTgtgtgagaaaaataaatggattagaattgaaaaaggaaaactaattttgataaatctgtgtaataaatttaaaaaaaaataaaaaaaactgatcAAAACCTGTTCAGGCCTATTTGtaccaatataatttaattaaaattttagtttaacttattatttttctaatttaagaactgaaaaaagataagaggagtaaattaaatcaagtttAGAATTAAGCTATACATATTATGCAAATGAGCCTTAGAGTTTTCTTTGTGTTTGTATGTAAATACTGAATATCAAAGAactatacttttgacaatttaattttttataaattaaaaattttaattcttaatgaatgcaatttaattcttaataaatatacttctGAATCTCGacttatgcaaaaattaaaataaataggaaaaaataaacaaatgtgaATAAGTTGCAAAGACGACACTTAATTTTAGAAGTTAGTAATGTTTAATTACGCAAAAAGAAACTTGCACGAAGAAAATACTTCTAATTTACATTCCACGTTACTCTAAAGATCAGTTTTGCCGAggtagttaaaattaattatgctcAGCTAGACCTTCCGTCGAGATTATAACTGCTATGTAAGTAGGACGCGTGCGACCCAGAAAGAGACGCAAGATCAGCTAAATTGGAGTCAATCGACGCGTTGACGAAACCCGCACTTGACTGCACTTGACTTGCATGCAACGCATCGCGTAGCTGCGCGAAGTAATTATCTACCTCCGTAATTATCCTTAACGAATTCAATTCCGCGGCGTTCAAATCTCACGTCGACGAATTCGTTGGTCGCGCAACAAGAAAGTTTGGCGGGCTAATTGACGGGAGAAgggaaagagagcgagagaaagggaaaggaAAAACGTCGATTCGAAAACAGAATTTATCGTTCGAAATCGAACGCGGAGGATCTCTTGGCGCAGCCGTTCGCCTCGCGCGAACAACGACGGCGACAACGACGCCATGGCATCGTGTACAGGAAGGGGAGGCATGCAGGAAAGAGCGAAATTAATTGACCCTTCGCTCATGcttgtttacaaaatatccGGTCCTTAATAGGGCTCGCGCGAGCCGCGGTGTATAGAGGCGGATGACTGTCGACTTCGCTGCGCGCGCATTGGCGACACCGCGGCTCTCAGTGCCGTACGAAGAGAGCACGTAACGTCCCTTCactattacaaatttacaatacGCGTAAATGTAAACGATGCTGCAGCAcctgaataaataattcttaaacaACGCTCAAGCAAATTTATATCtcataagttttatatttctttacatcttggcttattttttattcaatttccgTTTAAATTCCTtgcaatttagattttttacgCGTGGGGCAGCAGCGAATACAACGCGAACCTGAGAACGCGAGCCGCCCGCCGCCACTGGTTCGGCGAGCGTACTACGCGAGCAGAGCAGTTTCGTATGGTTTCGTACTTTCGTAGTAGTATTTCGGGCGCTCTTATCCGCGTTCGCGCGCCGTCGTGCGAGACGAGAAGGGACAAGGCGAGAGAGGAAGGAGACGGAGCCACGGAGCTAAGCCCACAGCCACAGGCGGCCGGCGAGAGTTCGAGAAAGACGTTTAACCGAGGGTTTTCCGCGGGGTCGTCCGCACAGTTTCCCGGCGTGGCTCTGCCAATCGTCGtggccgacgacgacgacgactacgacgacgacgacgacgacgacgacgacgacggtggcCGGCCCCGCCGGCGGAGCAGCTCGCTTCGCGCGCGTCAAGTTGCCTGCTGCGAACGGGCGCACGAGCGAGGGGAGCCACGCGCGAGCGACGGCGAAGGAGTCGgggacgacgacggcgatcggcgaacggcggtggcggcggcggcgacgacgcaCGGACGTTCCGCACGATTGGTCGTCGTGGGACTGTGCTCGGTGGTGGTCGACACGGTGGTGGAGTAACGGTGGCGTGCCAGAAAGAACGAAGGCGGCCTACGTGCGATATTTCCCTGCGTGTCTGATGAGCTCCTCTACCgcgccgctgctgctgctgttgctgctgctgctggtaAGATGGCTGTGCAGCTGGATGGAGGAGGGAAGGAGGACCTGAAAACACAATTTGTCACGCGGGAGGGCACCTACAAGCTGATGACCCTGTCGGAGTACTCGCGACCGAATCGTGTCGGCTACACCAACAGCCAGGGCAGCGCGTCCGTGAGGGTATCTTTCGTCACGCTACCGGACCCAGCGGACCCCACGGGCTCGCAGGGCCTCGGTGACCGAATGTGCTTCAATTTCGGCAAGGAGCTCTACGTCTACGTCTACCGCGGCGTCAAGAAGGTGAGCCGCGTTTCCTTTCCCCGCGCTACGGTCGCGACGACGGCTGGTGACGGACCAGGATTGCCTGTATatgcgtatgtgtgtacgcGTCCGATCGCGATTGCCGTCGTCGCGACCTAACCTCGCAAACGTCGAGACGTCCATCTTTGCGGCTAACGTAAGCTCGTTTCCCTCCGCACGACGATGAACGCGACGTCGAGAGCTTCGTCTGGGGTCGACCCGCGTTGAATCGTCGcccttttttccttctttttttctctctttctccaacGGTAAACGCTCGTGACGTTTCTTAGAAACCACTCGCGTAAATAGCATTGCAGATAATACTGCTATCTCAATTCTTA
Proteins encoded in this window:
- the LOC105836229 gene encoding digestive organ expansion factor homolog gives rise to the protein MAPMGKRGKKRKFNERNTQKRPKTKKEKFDFRNASYVKERKAKNDEIEARRRIAEEEKIRQRLEETDSSEEEEVDHWLLYLSKLSGYKHKNLVNKLKKSIVTSSESENEDSNTQKKDETDKDRKKRKKKGIEGMKRHIKEEKSEESEANDESSDQNEEITVRTKVDDYEDAETAQEDIGHLRDPFSLHLRNDMDDELYKAVSATPPNIETTTLLWPTLGNLVCQIPKPAVDPNNKATKVKKLLDDGEKQYTNYGKVPTLIEDVDWNKLHVKLQIQNNLIKANFNNVKNIGEKDSIPMTPLQRELFSVINNYQDLYYPGRTFSNADEIRFVYCLHVINHVLKTRTKILHHTAKLAKSNRNGMGEVPDEYKDQGLVRPKVLIIVPFKHTCLKIVEMFISILFGEDKGGSVVNKLRFMEDFTGNELAMPKKNPKPEDYKMTLQGNLDDKFKIGMALTKKTLKLYTNFYSSDILIGSPLGLRRVIGAEGEAVRDYDFLSSIELLIMDQIDVVLMQNWDHLYQVLDYVHLQPKKSHDIDYSRLRSWCVNGWTKYYRQTLIFSSIETPYINTLLSKKCFNYAGQVKVANALEPGSIRDVTIKVPQVFYRFDASDLCQAIDNRLDFFLKEILPRYTDPIYNHTLIYVPCYFDFVYLRNRMMKEKMSFTMISEYTEDRKVARARDMFFHSDAHFLLYTERWHFWRRTRIKGIRHLIFYQLPTYPHFYSEMCNLMDNLYQNPRSGTEFNMSVTVIYNKFDALMLAQIVGQNRAAKMIESESKVYTIKC